The sequence below is a genomic window from Candidatus Hydrogenedentota bacterium.
GAAACAGACAGAGGCCCGGCATTGCCCCATTGACACGGGCAATCCACTTTTTCCTCCTTGCCCTTTCCCCTCTCTTCTTTCCTGACTTCCCCCTTTTCTGGGCCCCCCTCCCCAAAATTCCACCCGCGCCGCCCGCTGTGATAGGATTTGCCAACTTTGCACGCCGGGAGAACCCAACCATGCCCATCATTGACATGCCTTTGGAGGAACTGCGGGCCTACTCTGGGCGCAACCCGCGCCCCGCGGACTTCGACGCCTACTGGGCGGCGGCCCTCGCGGAACTGGACGCCACGGACCCCGCGCCGGAGTTCCGCCCCGCGGATTTCCAGACCCCCTTCGCGGAGTGCTTTGACCTCTATTTCACCGGCGTGCGCGGCGCGCGGGTATACGCGAAGTACCTGCGCCCGAAGCACAGCGCCGAGATGCCCCACCCCGCCGTCCTCCAGTTTCACGGGTACAGTGGCAGCAGCGGCGACTGGCAGGACAAGCTCGGCCTGGCCGCGCTGGGCTTCTCCGTGGCGGCGCTGGACGCGCGCGGCCAGGGCGGCAAGTCACAGGACCCCGGCGGCGTGCTGGGCAACACGCTCCACGGCCACATTGTCCGCGGCCTGGAGGACGACCCGGCCAGCCTGCTGTTCCGCCACATCTTCCTTGACACGGCGCAACTGGCGCGGGTGGTCATGGCCCTGCCCGAGGTGGACGCCGGGCGCGTCGGCGCCATGGGCATGTCCCAGGGCGGCGGGCTCACCCTGGCCTGCGCCGCCCTCGAGCCGCGCATACGCCGCCTGGCCCCCATGTGCCCCTTCCTCTGCGACTACCGCCGGGTCTGGGAAATGGACCTGGCCAAACAGGCCTATGAGGAACTGAGGGACTGGTTCCGCCGATTTGACCCGAGGCACGAACGGGAGGAAGAAATCTTCTCGCGCCTCGGTTACATTGACTGCCAGCACCTCGCCCCGCGCATCACGGGCCGCGTGCTGATGGCCGTCGGACTGATGGATGAAATCTGCCCCCCCTCCAGCCAGTTCGCCGCGTACAACAAAATCACCGCGCCCAAGGAGGCCGTGATATACCCCGACTTCGCCCACGAGCACTACCCCGGATTCATGGACCAGACGTTCCAGTTCATGGCCGGACTATAACGGAAGGAGTTTTCTAACATGTCCAAGCCCCTGCGTTTCCTCATCCCCGACGGATACACCATCGAGAGCCGCAACCAGTTCGACTCGGTCGGCATGACCCTGGCCGGGGAACTCTACGGCCAGTTGCTGGTGCGGCGCCTGCCCGACGCCGAATACGATGTCTGGTACAGCAGCGACCCGGGCGCAACCCCGCCGACGGACGAGGAGCTCTCGGGCTACGCCGGGGTCATCTGGCCGGGCTGCAACCTCACCATCTACCACAACGACGACCCCCGTGTGCAGGCGCACAAGGACCTCTGCATGCGCGTGTACGAGGCGGGCATCCCGCAGTTCGGAAGCTGCTGGGGCATCCAGCTCGCCTGCTTCACGGCGGGCGGCACCGTCGAGGCGCACCCCCGCGGCCGCGAAATGGGGATCGCCACGAAGATCATGCTCACGGACCAGGGGCGGAAACACCCCATGATGACGGGCAAGCCCGTGGTCTACTCGCACTTCGTCAGCCATGACGACCAGGTGGTGGAGCTGCCCGAGGGCGCCACCCTGCTGGCGGGGAACGACTGGAGCGTGGTGCAGGCCGTGGCGGTCGAGTTTAAAAAGGGCGTGTTCTGGGCCACCCAGTACCATCCCGAATACAACCTGCACGAGGTGGCCCGGCTCATCCTCGCCCGCGAGGAGCGCCTCATCAAGCAGGGCTGGTTCAAAGACCACGACGACATGGTCCGCTACGTCGAAAACTTCGAGGCCGTCCACGCCGACCCCACCCTCAAGCACCTCCGCTGGCAGTTGAAAATTGACGACGGCATCGTCGAGGATGACATCCGCGAGTGCGAGTTTGTAAACTGGCTGAAATACGCCGTGCTGGGGGAGACCACCTAAACCCCCCAACCAGGCAAACGGCCCCCTCCTGAGGCAAAACCGGAGGGGGCTGTTTTCCTAAATGGGGCCCATGCCGCCTTGTGTTCTGGGGGTGTATTCACCAAAGTGATGCCCGGCGCGACAATACAGGCGACCTAGATGTCATTCCGAATTGAGCCTGTCAAGCACCGGCTTCTCGCCCCGCTGTATGGCGGCAATCCACCTTTCCGTGGCCGTCCTCTTCCAAAACCCGCCGCACAGCCCAAGATACTCGGCAACGGCGTCCGTTTCACCCCGTTGCAGGAGTTCATTGGCCAGTGTCATGTCCGGACCGAAGGAGTTCAGTTGCGGGGATCCGCCGCATTTTCCCGCCTCAATCAGAAATGCCTTTGCCTTCTCCATGTCCCCCCCGGCAAGGGCGATTCGTCCCAGCACGGTGTTGCCAGTGTGGATGCGGTTGCCCCTGTTCCACTTTTCCGGCCCGTCGTTGCCCTTCAACAACGCCGTGGCGTATCCATGGGCCTTTTCAAGCTCGCC
It includes:
- a CDS encoding acetylxylan esterase encodes the protein MPIIDMPLEELRAYSGRNPRPADFDAYWAAALAELDATDPAPEFRPADFQTPFAECFDLYFTGVRGARVYAKYLRPKHSAEMPHPAVLQFHGYSGSSGDWQDKLGLAALGFSVAALDARGQGGKSQDPGGVLGNTLHGHIVRGLEDDPASLLFRHIFLDTAQLARVVMALPEVDAGRVGAMGMSQGGGLTLACAALEPRIRRLAPMCPFLCDYRRVWEMDLAKQAYEELRDWFRRFDPRHEREEEIFSRLGYIDCQHLAPRITGRVLMAVGLMDEICPPSSQFAAYNKITAPKEAVIYPDFAHEHYPGFMDQTFQFMAGL
- a CDS encoding type 1 glutamine amidotransferase encodes the protein MSKPLRFLIPDGYTIESRNQFDSVGMTLAGELYGQLLVRRLPDAEYDVWYSSDPGATPPTDEELSGYAGVIWPGCNLTIYHNDDPRVQAHKDLCMRVYEAGIPQFGSCWGIQLACFTAGGTVEAHPRGREMGIATKIMLTDQGRKHPMMTGKPVVYSHFVSHDDQVVELPEGATLLAGNDWSVVQAVAVEFKKGVFWATQYHPEYNLHEVARLILAREERLIKQGWFKDHDDMVRYVENFEAVHADPTLKHLRWQLKIDDGIVEDDIRECEFVNWLKYAVLGETT